CTGCTGTCATCTGTTGGTGAAAGCAAGAACTACGAAGagcaacaaaaaattgaaaatctttgcTACCCACTATTGCGATCGCCACTTTTTCAGGGACGAGAGTACAGATATCGTAGATGTATTTTACGCTGTACAGCCAGGAATTGTTATAATTCCTGTGAAATACCGACTGTTAATAGACCATAAGGGTATTgcgaaaaatatgatttcaatACCAGAGCATCGTTAATAAATACTCCAAATACGGAGTATCGAATTCGACGATGACACAAGCCAACAGGTTAGTTATTAGTATTTACAACGAACGGTTTCACGATGATATAACCtttaattttacacttttGACTTGACAGAAGAAAATTGGGCTCGATGTGATTTGAACtgtcggatgaaaaaaatttgagtctTCCcgcttttaatattttatatttattccaaCAGTTGATGTTGTGTCTACccagaaacaaaaatatctttACTGTCCTTCGCCCAGTTGTTTTTTAAATCAGCTATTCCATTAAACGTAAATTTATTCGACGACGTAATTAGCAGCTAATTTTATTCCTTATtctaattgttttttcacgttttccaATCTCGTATTAAACTCGCCGCTCATGCCTCATTTTGCATTTACACTTTAGAAAAAGAGGACGCAGCATAGAAGATGAAGCTGGTGAATTCATGCCGCTTAGTAAAAGGATAAATAATCTTCACATCAACGGATTATCTGGACTACCAACTCCCGAGTCTTCCCAAGAAACCATGGACTCTGAATGGGGCAACCGCAGCTACGTTCCATCTCCCAATCATTCCGAGCCTTCCCAAGGCTCG
This is a stretch of genomic DNA from Neodiprion fabricii isolate iyNeoFabr1 chromosome 2, iyNeoFabr1.1, whole genome shotgun sequence. It encodes these proteins:
- the LOC124176201 gene encoding uncharacterized protein LOC124176201 yields the protein MTQANRKRGRSIEDEAGEFMPLSKRINNLHINGLSGLPTPESSQETMDSEWGNRSYVPSPNHSEPSQGSSSLDGCSSSRSSYTAEYRPNLDANDNPYYYENNKLLYSLYMERMQRASELY